In one window of Henckelia pumila isolate YLH828 chromosome 1, ASM3356847v2, whole genome shotgun sequence DNA:
- the LOC140875592 gene encoding large ribosomal subunit protein uL2my, C-terminal part, translating to MALFRHRLASLILHRSLLQPLSRSLSSGANEIVDPETVPSWKFPSMMNQMFTLDISSQIGSCMPLSMMRIGTQIHNIEMRPGQGGKLVRAAGTSAKILTVPNRSTRYCEVKLPSGTTKQIDTRCRATIGMVSNPGHGSKKLRKAGQSRWLGRRPVVRGVAMNPVDHPHGGGEGRSKSSGSHGRVSVSPWGKPTKGGYKTARPKRRN from the exons ATGGCTCTCTTCAGACATCGCTTAGCTTCTCTGATTCTTCACCGCTCACTTCTCCAGCCTTTATCCCGATCTCTTTCTTCCG GGGCAAATGAAATAGTGGATCCTGAAACAGTGCCTTCATGGAAGTTTCCGTCAATGATGAACCAGATGTTCACACTGGACATCAGTTCCCAAATTGGGAGTTGTATGCCGCTGTCAATGATGCGGATTGGGACCCAGATCCACAACATCGAGATGCGACCTGGCCAAGGAGGGAAGCTTGTTCGTGCGGCAGGAACCTCAGCAAAGATACTTACTGTCCCGAACAGGTCTACAAG GTACTGTGAGGTAAAATTGCCATCTGGAACCACGAAACAGATAGACACAAGATGTAGGGCGACTATAGGGATGGTGTCAAATCCAGGGCATGGATCAAAGAAACTGCGAAAGGCTGGTCAAAGTAGATGGTTGGGGCGGAGGCCCGTGGTGAGAGGTGTGGCCATGAACCCTGTTGACCATCCTCACGGTGGTGGTGAAGGAAGGAGTAAGAGTAGCGGGAGCCATGGTCGTGTGTCTGTTTCACCCTGGGGGAAGCCTACTAAAGGCGGATACAAAACTGCTAGGCCCAAGAGAAGGAATTAG
- the LOC140864898 gene encoding 2-alkenal reductase (NADP(+)-dependent)-like — MADEVVNKQIVLKHYIKGSPKESDMSLKNSVIKLKLPPDSSGAVLVKNLYLSCDPYMRNRMQESQGGYASSFTLGSPIVGYGVSKVVDSSDPNYKKDDLVWGITGWEEYSFITDPNSLFKIQDTNVPLSYYTGLLGMAGMTAYAGFFEVCSPKKGETVFISAASGAVGQLVGQFAKLTGCYVVGSAGSKDKVDLLKNKFGFDDAFNYKEEQDLDAALKKYFPEGIDIYFENVGGKMLDAVLLNMRVHGRIGACGMISQYNLEKPEAVYNLTSIIGKQLRVQGFLVAAYYHLYPKFLDLVLPHIKEGKITYVEDIAEGLESAPGALIGLFSGRNTGKQLVAVSHE, encoded by the exons ATGGCAGATGAAGTGGTGAACAAGCAGATTGTATTGAAGCACTACATCAAAGGCTCCCCAAAAGAATCCGATATGTCACTCAAAAACTCAGTTATCAAGCTCAAACTTCCCCCAGATTCTTCCGGCGCCGTTTTGGTGAAGAATCTTTACTTGTCTTGCGACCCTTACATGCGTAATCGGATGCAGGAATCCCAAGGAGGCTACGCGAGCTCCTTCACTCTGGGATCT CCTATTGTGGGATATGGAGTGTCCAAAGTAGTGGATTCTTCAGATCCCAACTACAAGAAGGATGACTTGGTATGGGGAATCACTGGATGGGAGGAGTACTCCTTTATCACAGATCCAAACTCACTGTTTAAAATTCAAGACACAAATGTGCCACTTTCCTACTATACAGGACTTCTTG GTATGGCCGGCATGACCGCTTACGCTGGTTTTTTTGAGGTTTGCTCTCCCAAGAAGGGAGAAACCGTGTTCATTTCAGCTGCATCTGGAGCTGTAGGTCAGCTTGTCGGCCAATTTGCAAAGTTGACGGGGTGCTATGTTGTTGGAAGTGCAGGAAGCAAAGACAAG GTTGATCTTTTGAAGAACAAATTTGGATTTGATGATGCATTTAATTACAAAGAAGAACAAGACTTGGATGCTGCTTTGAAAaa GTACTTCCCTGAAGGCATAGATATATACTTTGAAAATGTCGGAGGGAAGATGCTTGATGCAGTCTTACTCAACATGAGAGTCCATGGCCGCATAGGGGCATGTGGGATGATCTCACAATACAATCTGGAGAAGCCTGAAGCTGTTTATAATTTGACGAGTATTATAGGAAAACAACTCCGTGTGCAAGGATTTCTCGTTGCAGCTTACTACCACCTATACCCGAAATTTCTTGATTTGGTTCTGCCTCATATAAAGGAAGGAAAGATCACTTATGTAGAAGACATAGCAGAAGGGCTTGAAAGCGCACCAGGGGCTCTAATTGGACTCTTCTCAGGTCGTAATACTGGGAAGCAGCTCGTTGCTGTGTCTCATGAATAG
- the LOC140875823 gene encoding polygalacturonase-like codes for MIQILILTIFHFSPSSSAANKVYNVMSFGAKPDSETDCANAFLSAWGAACSTRQPATIYVPPGRYLLGNIRFDGASCKNNATTIRIDGTLVAPLNYNVIGDTDSWVKFESVTGVSIYGGALDGRGNGLWACKNSGKTCPQGATSLLFHNSKKIMVNGLTSTNSQMFHILLDGCHDVEFVNMKISAPGNSPNTDGIHVQQSSGVTIANSHIGTGDDCISIGPGNSNVWIDSLACGPGHGISIGSLGWDMEEAGVENVTVKTVTLTGTENGLRVKTWARPSNGFVRNVLFQHIVMVNVQNPIIIDQNYCPNDHNCPHQSSGVKISDVTYRDIHGTSATEVAIKFGCSKTYPCKGITLDQINLSHGDKTALASCTNALGTATGVVRPTSCF; via the exons ATGATCCAAATTCTCATTTTAACCATCTTCCATTTCTCACCATCATCATCTGCAGCCAACAAAGTCTACAACGTTATGAGTTTCGGAGCAAAACCCGATTCCGAAACGGACTGCGCAAACGCTTTTCTTTCTGCATGGGGTGCAGCCTGTTCTACCAGGCAACCGGCGACGATTTACGTGCCACCGGGACGATATCTTTTGGGAAATATTCGTTTCGATGGGGCTTCATGTAAAAACAATGCAACAACCATTCGCATAGATGGAACTCTGGTAGCTCCTTTAAATTATAATGTTATAGGGGATACCGACAGCTGGGTGAAATTTGAAAGCGTCACCGGAGTTTCGATATACGGCGGAGCCCTAGATGGGCGAGGCAATGGATTGTGGGCTTGCAAGAATTCTGGCAAGACTTGTCCTCAAGGAGCTACG TCATTGTTGTTCCACAACTCGAAGAAAATAATGGTCAACGGATTAACCTCAACAAACAGCCAAATGTTTCACATTTTGTTGGATGGATGTCACGATGTCGAATTCGTCAACATGAAAATTTCAGCCCCCGGAAACAGTCCCAACACCGATGGTATTCATGTGCAACAATCTTCTGGAGTCACCATCGCCAACTCCCACATCGGCACCGGCGACGATTGCATCTCGATCGGCCCCGGTAACTCGAACGTGTGGATCGATAGCCTCGCATGTGGCCCAGGACACGGGATAAG TATTGGAAGTCTTGGTTGGGATATGGAAGAGGCAGGAGTAGAGAATGTGACAGTTAAAACAGTTACATTGACTGGAACTGAAAATGGATTGAGGGTGAAGACATGGGCAAGGCCTAGCAATGGATTCGTGCGCAATGTTTTATTCCAACATATTGTGATGGTTAATGTCCAAAATCCGATTATTATCGACCAAAATTACTGCCCCAACGACCATAATTGTCCCCACcag AGCTCGGGTGTGAAGATCAGCGACGTAACGTATCGAGATATTCATGGAACATCTGCGACGGAAGTGGCAATAAAATTTGGCTGCAGTAAAACATATCCCTGCAAAGGAATCACCTTGGATCAAATCAACCTTTCTCACGGAGATAAAACAGCCCTTGCATCCTGTACCAATGCCCTCGGCACGGCCACCGGAGTTGTCCGCCCAACCAGTTGCTTTTAG
- the LOC140867545 gene encoding polygalacturonase-like — translation MYLTNSIANTIFLALFFILYHKSFATPNILNVMDLGAKPDGKTDSTAAFSTAWSSACGATNPSTIYVPTGRFLLKKLHFSGRCRNKAITIQVDGTLVAPLDYNVIGNAGNWLLFEGVDGVSIRGGTLDGQGAGLWACKMHGNNCPSGATSLGLSNSKNVEIIGMRSINSQMFHIVINGCENVKLQEVDILAPGNSPNTDGIHVQLSTDVTILNSKISTGDDCVSIGPGTTNLLIEKVDCGPGHGISIGSLGKDYDEAGVQNVTVKTVTFKDAQNGLRIKTWGRPSKGFVYNVVFQHAIMTNVQNPIVIDQNYCPGGKNCPGQVSGVKIRDVTYREIHGTSATEVAVKFDCSKMKPCDQIKLENVRLSYQNHVPKALCSYAAGTTTGRVEPTSCLV, via the exons ATGTATCTCACGAACTCTATAGCCAACACCATTTTTCTTGCACTTTTCTTCATCTTATACCACAAATCATTTGCCACTCCAAACATATTAAATGTCATGGATTTAGGTGCAAAGCCAGATGGAAAGACCGACTCCACCGCCGCTTTCTCGACGGCATGGTCCTCGGCCTGTGGCGCCACAAATCCCTCCACCATTTATGTGCCAACAGGAAGGTTCTTGCTCAAGAAGTTACACTTTAGTGGTCGTTGCCGCAATAAGGCCATCACCATTCAAGTCGACGGCACCCTTGTCGCCCCCCTCGACTACAACGTCATTGGGAATGCCGGTAACTGGCTACTTTTCGAGGGGGTCGACGGTGTTTCTATTCGAGGTGGCACCCTCGATGGCCAAGGTGCCGGCTTGTGGGCTTGTAAGATGCATGGAAACAACTGCCCTAGTGGTGCCACG TCTTTGGGACTGTCGAATTCAAAAAACGTAGAAATTATTGGAATGAGATCCATAAACAGCCAGATGTTTCATATCGTGATCAATGGATGCGAAAACGTGAAGTTGCAAGAAGTCGACATTTTGGCTCCGGGAAACAGCCCCAACACCGATGGAATTCACGTCCAATTGTCCACCGATGTCACCATTTTGAACTCTAAAATTAGTACCGGAGATGACTGCGTCTCGATCGGGCCTGGAACCACCAATTTGTTGATCGAAAAGGTCGACTGTGGCCCCGGACATGGCATCAG CATCGGAAGCTTAGGCAAGGATTATGATGAAGCTGGAGTACAAAATGTGACAGTTAAAACGGTTACATTTAAAGATGCACAAAATGGTCTGAGGATTAAGACATGGGGAAGACCAAGCAAAGGGTTTGTTTATAATGTTGTGTTTCAGCATGCAATAATGACCAATGTGCAAAATCCTATCGTCATTGACCAAAATTATTGCCCCGGCGGCAAAAATTGTCCTGGACAG GTGTCAGGTGTGAAGATAAGAGATGTTACTTATCGGGAAATTCATGGGACATCAGCCACTGAAGTGGCTGTGAAATTTGATTGCAGCAAGATGAAACCCTGCGACCAAATCAAATTGGAAAACGTTCGCCTAAGTTATCAGAATCATGTGCCAAAGGCTCTGTGTTCTTATGCGGCGGGGACGACAACCGGTCGAGTCGAGCCTACGAGTTGTTTGGTCTAA
- the LOC140878682 gene encoding ankyrin repeat-containing protein At5g02620-like — translation MEPIMEKQRSFRGIVMEKQKSFKGLMEKQKSFRLAMERQLSFGGERKKSKDSPGKRGDSPLHLAARAGNLGRVKEIIQKFENINNGVRDLLSNQNQEGETPLYVSAENGHVSVVGEFLSYSDVEVASIAANNGYDPFHVAAKQGHLDVLKELLRFFPSLIMTTDVTNSTALHTAAAQGHVHVVNLLLDIDCNLAKIARNNGKTVLHTAARMGHLEVVKSLLTKDPSTGFRTDRKGQTALHMAVKGQNVDIVMELIKPDPTVLKLEDNKGNTSLHIATRKGRIQIVRCLIVNEGIDLNATNSSGETPLDIASKFEFPELVTILKEAGAMHSKDHGKPQSAAKQLKQTVSDIKHDVQSQLQQSRQTGFRVRKIAKKVKKLHLEGLNNAINSATVVAVLIATVAFAAIFTVPGQYVEQKTNGFSIGEANIASNAAFVIFFLFDSFALFISLAVVLVQTSVVVIEHQAKKQLMFVINKLMWLACLFISIAFISLTYIVVGYHEKWLAIYATVLGSIIMMTTIGSMCYCVVQHRLEDSRIIRRGKTLSHSFSASNMVSDPETYSERYKRMYAL, via the exons ATGGAGCCTATTATGGAGAAACAAAGGAGTTTTCGTGGTATAGTGATGGAGAAACAGAAGAGCTTCAAAGGGTTGATGGAGAAGCAGAAAAGCTTTAGGCTAGCAATGGAGAGGCAGCTGAGTTTTGGTGGTGAGAGGAAAAAGAGCAAGGATTCACCGGGGAAGCGAGGGGATTCCCCTCTTCATCTTGCTGCTCGAGCGGGGAATTTAGGGAGAGTGAaagaaataattcaaaaatttgaaaacattaACAACGGTGTAAGAGATTTGCTATCGAATCAAAACCAAGAAGGCGAGACTCCTTTATATGTTTCTGCAGAAAACGGGCATGTATCAGTTGTTGGGGAGTTCTTGAGTTATTCGGATGTTGAGGTTGCCTCGATTGCGGCTAACAATGGCTATGATCCCTTCCATGTGGCTGCCAAGCAGGGTCATCTTG ATGTGCTGAAGGAACTGCTTCGTTTTTTCCCCAGCCTAATCATGACCACAGATGTTACCAATTCTACTGCCTTACACACAGCAGCTGCTCAGGGACATGTTCACGTTGTAAACCTCCTTCTGGACATTGATTGCAACCTAGCGAAGATTGCTCGCAATAATGGGAAAACTGTGCTTCACACGGCAGCAAGGATGGGCCACTTGGAAGTGGTCAAATCCCTTTTGACAAAAGATCCGAGTACTGGTTTTAGAACCGATAGAAAAGGCCAAACTGCATTGCATATGGCTGTTAAGGGACAGAATGTAGATATTGTTATGGAGCTTATAAAACCGGACCCGACTGTATTGAAGTTGGAAGATAACAAGGGCAACACTTCCCTCCATATAGCAACAAGAAAAGGCCGTATTCAG ATAGTACGGTGTTTAATAGTCAATGAGGGTATTGACTTAAATGCAACTAATAGTTCTGGAGAGACGCCTCTGGATATTGCCAGCAAGTTCGAATTTCCCGAGCTAGTTACCATCTTAAAGGAAGCAGGAGCTATGCATTCTAAAGATCACGGGAAACCACAAAGTGCAGCGAAGCAACTCAAGCAGACTGTCAGTGACATAAAACACGATGTCCAGTCCCAACTCCAACAGAGTCGCCAGACTGGCTTCAGGGTACGAAAAATTGCCAAGAAAGTTAAGAAGCTTCACCTCGAGGGTCTTAACAATGCCATAAACTCCGCAACAGTCGTGGCTGTCCTTATTGCTACAGTTGCTTTTGCCGCCATCTTCACAGTACCTGGCCAATACGTCGAGCAGAAAACCAATGGATTCTCTATAGGGGAGGCCAACATAGCAAGTAACGCAGCTTTTGTAATCTTCTTTCTATTCGACAGTTTTGCCTTGTTCATCTCCCTGGCTGTGGTCCTGGTTCAAACATCTGTGGTTGTGATCGAGCACCAGGCCAAGAAGCAGCTCATGTTCGTTATAAACAAGCTCATGTGGTTGGCTTGTCTCTTTATTTCAATTGCTTTTATTTCACTTACTTATATTGTGGTTGGATATCATGAGAAATGGCTTGCTATATATGCTACCGTGCTCGGCTCCATCATAATGATGACTACGATTGGCTCAATGTGCTATTGTGTGGTTCAGCACCGGTTGGAAGACTCGAGAATCATAAGGAGAGGTAAGACGCTCTCACATTCTTTTTCCGCGTCTAATATGGTGTCCGATCCCGAGACATACAGCGAGAGATACAAGAGGATGTATGCTCTTTGA
- the LOC140867551 gene encoding uncharacterized protein — protein MEGFLPLVYKSLKKNKIRRRYECLSTGAAESYNVADFYHPEDAYNHRPLEFAKSPATRGAHHRRYNSVHVVDHHVKNSASESEFGDLDRACDHKPKQLVRFRSHRMFSCINGT, from the coding sequence ATGGAGGGCTTTCTTCCGTTGGTGTATAAATCTTTAAAGAAGAACAAAATTCGACGAAGATACGAATGTCTTTCTACCGGAGCAGCAGAGTCTTATAACGTTGCGGATTTCTACCATCCGGAAGATGCTTATAATCATCGTCCTCTTGAGTTCGCGAAAAGTCCGGCAACGCGTGGGGCCCACCACCGGCGGTATAACTCGGTGCATGTTGTGGATCATCATGTCAAGAATTCCGCATCCGAATCCGAATTCGGAGACCTCGATCGAGCCTGTGATCATAAGCCTAAGCAGCTTGTGAGGTTTCGAAGCCACAGAATGTTTTCATGTATAAATGGTACATGA